One window of the Devosia sp. 2618 genome contains the following:
- a CDS encoding mechanosensitive ion channel domain-containing protein, whose amino-acid sequence MRALIVLIFLMFTPLAAFAQTTAPSADASIDELISIIENDDTRAVLIERLRQTEAGVPTAPVEAPQDLSIARQLAEYTRAVAEGASATFRSLGQVVSDLQQGLSGTQNADITALANIGFGLLIVGAALFGSFLILRITVSWLEGYIGSRIVGRGWLLRIAGAIGGVVLDLGAVLLAWGIGYFVALAFVGDSPGRMGINQSLLLNAFMLVELTKMVVRAILAPRHEPLRLIPVSDSNAAYWQFWAARIISLVGYTFLFIAPVVSANLSPGIAAAIQVLVMATAVTIGIIIVLQNRDDVRNWLTEMAQTRGNNGYGQALILLGRYWHLVAIGYLLALLVVWFANPEQALPFMLGATLQSLIAIVVGVIIVGFIARFVGIGLRVPDDIKQRLPLLETRLQAFVPTVMQVVRWVVIVGVVVAIAQAWALFDFVGWISSDDGQAVAGSVISAILIILVCFAIHIAMSSWIEYRLNPNFGTAPTPREKTLLGLFRNAATIALVVFGVMLALAQIGVNIAPLLAGAGVIGLAIGFGAQKLVQDIITGIFIQFENVMNEGDVVAVGDKSGVVEKLTIRSVTIRDMSGTVHLIPFSSVDQVSNMVRGFSFYVAEFDVAYDSDIEQVKQVMRDAFEVVMASEHRDVIIDVLDPPALVSMTANQMKLRSRIKTLAGKQWGPGRLYSETVKRLLAERGIMAPSQTITYRSVDGRRLPPPDDMSESE is encoded by the coding sequence ATGCGCGCACTGATCGTTCTCATCTTCCTGATGTTCACGCCGCTTGCTGCGTTTGCCCAAACGACAGCACCCAGTGCGGATGCCAGCATCGATGAGTTGATCAGCATCATTGAGAATGACGACACGCGCGCTGTCCTGATCGAGCGTCTACGGCAGACGGAAGCCGGCGTGCCTACTGCCCCCGTCGAAGCGCCGCAGGATCTCAGCATTGCGCGGCAGTTGGCTGAATATACCCGTGCCGTGGCAGAGGGAGCGTCCGCGACGTTTCGGTCCTTGGGGCAGGTGGTGTCTGATCTGCAGCAGGGGCTCAGCGGTACCCAGAACGCCGACATCACAGCTTTGGCCAATATCGGCTTTGGCCTGTTAATTGTTGGTGCGGCGCTGTTTGGCAGTTTTCTCATTCTGCGCATCACCGTGTCTTGGCTTGAGGGCTATATCGGGTCGCGCATTGTCGGTCGTGGTTGGTTGTTGCGCATAGCCGGGGCCATTGGTGGCGTGGTGCTCGATCTGGGTGCTGTGTTGCTGGCCTGGGGCATTGGCTATTTCGTTGCCTTGGCGTTTGTGGGCGATAGCCCGGGGCGGATGGGGATCAACCAGTCGCTGCTGCTCAATGCCTTCATGCTGGTCGAGCTGACCAAGATGGTGGTGCGGGCTATTCTGGCGCCAAGGCATGAGCCGCTTCGGCTTATCCCGGTCAGCGACAGTAATGCCGCCTATTGGCAGTTCTGGGCCGCGCGGATCATCTCGCTGGTGGGCTATACCTTCCTGTTCATCGCGCCGGTCGTTTCGGCAAATCTGTCGCCCGGCATCGCTGCAGCGATCCAGGTTTTGGTGATGGCAACGGCCGTGACGATTGGCATCATCATCGTGCTGCAGAACCGCGATGACGTCCGCAACTGGCTGACCGAGATGGCGCAGACGCGGGGCAATAATGGCTATGGGCAGGCGTTGATCCTGCTTGGTCGATACTGGCACCTGGTGGCCATCGGCTATCTGCTGGCCTTGCTTGTTGTCTGGTTTGCCAATCCGGAGCAAGCCTTGCCGTTCATGCTCGGTGCGACGCTGCAGTCGCTGATCGCCATTGTTGTGGGCGTTATCATTGTTGGTTTCATCGCGCGCTTTGTTGGCATCGGCCTCCGTGTGCCCGACGATATCAAGCAGCGCCTGCCGCTGCTGGAGACGCGCCTGCAGGCGTTTGTCCCGACTGTGATGCAGGTCGTTCGCTGGGTGGTCATTGTTGGGGTGGTGGTGGCCATTGCGCAGGCCTGGGCGCTGTTCGATTTCGTGGGTTGGATCAGCAGCGATGATGGGCAGGCGGTTGCCGGTTCGGTGATCTCGGCCATCCTTATCATTCTGGTCTGCTTTGCGATCCATATCGCGATGTCGTCGTGGATCGAGTACCGGCTCAATCCAAATTTCGGTACGGCACCGACGCCGCGCGAGAAGACGCTGCTTGGCCTGTTCCGCAACGCGGCGACCATCGCCCTTGTGGTGTTTGGTGTGATGCTGGCACTGGCGCAGATCGGCGTGAATATCGCGCCGCTGCTCGCCGGTGCCGGTGTGATCGGTCTGGCGATCGGCTTTGGCGCGCAGAAGCTGGTGCAGGACATCATCACCGGCATCTTCATCCAGTTCGAGAACGTGATGAACGAGGGTGACGTGGTGGCCGTCGGTGATAAGTCGGGCGTCGTCGAGAAACTGACGATCCGCTCGGTGACCATCCGCGACATGAGCGGCACCGTTCACCTGATCCCGTTCTCTTCGGTCGATCAGGTGTCCAACATGGTGCGCGGTTTCTCGTTCTACGTGGCCGAGTTCGACGTGGCCTATGACAGCGATATCGAGCAGGTGAAGCAGGTGATGCGCGATGCCTTTGAGGTCGTGATGGCCAGCGAGCACCGGGATGTCATCATCGACGTGCTCGATCCGCCAGCGCTGGTGTCGATGACGGCCAATCAGATGAAGCTGCGGTCGCGCATCAAGACGTTGGCTGGCAAGCAGTGGGGGCCGGGGCGTCTCTATAGCGAGACGGTCAAGCGCCTGCTGGCCGAGCGAGGTATCATGGCGCCGAGCCAGACGATTACCTATCGCAGTGTCGATGGCCGCCGTCTGCCGCCGCCAGATGACATGTCTGAATCGGAATGA
- a CDS encoding lytic murein transglycosylase, which yields MNPPAGKTVARFSRFSALALAAALSLTTIAPAFANSADFVRGLWPAAEARGVSRSAYEAAFAGYNYLPKVMDLTKRQPEFSQTVQQYIDRRVTNAQAQKGQAMRSEWNQTLTGAQQRWGVQPEIVLAIWGMETNFGGFMGGENTIHALATLTEGGYRTDFFREELLTALRIISDGHVQPRNMVGSWAGAMGHTQFMPSSFMRYAVDYNGDGRKDIWNSVPDALGSTANYLKSFGWRPGETWGYEVKLPNGFDFARARQLERAPLSQWQSMGIQRVSGRAFPRGGDVGRLYMPAGANGPVFLLLHNFDVIKRYNNSDSYALAVGHLADRILGGGSFAQAWPSGDYALTKTQRAEVQTLLNRAGYDVGSPDGVIGPKTRAAAMAYQARAGLPADGHISGRLLDALKR from the coding sequence ATGAACCCTCCCGCCGGCAAGACCGTTGCCCGATTTTCCCGCTTTTCTGCGCTGGCCCTGGCTGCAGCGCTGAGCCTGACCACTATTGCGCCGGCCTTCGCCAATAGCGCCGATTTCGTGCGGGGCCTTTGGCCCGCTGCGGAAGCGCGCGGCGTTAGCCGCTCCGCCTACGAAGCGGCCTTTGCGGGTTATAACTATTTGCCCAAGGTCATGGATTTAACCAAGAGGCAGCCCGAGTTCAGCCAGACCGTGCAGCAGTATATCGACCGTCGCGTGACCAATGCGCAGGCCCAGAAGGGGCAGGCAATGCGTTCGGAATGGAACCAGACGCTGACCGGCGCGCAGCAACGCTGGGGTGTGCAGCCGGAAATCGTTTTGGCGATCTGGGGCATGGAAACCAATTTTGGTGGCTTCATGGGCGGTGAAAACACCATCCACGCGCTGGCGACGCTGACCGAAGGCGGCTACCGCACGGACTTCTTCCGCGAGGAACTGTTGACCGCGCTGCGCATCATTTCCGATGGGCATGTGCAGCCGCGCAATATGGTTGGCTCCTGGGCGGGCGCCATGGGTCACACCCAGTTCATGCCATCGAGCTTTATGCGCTATGCGGTCGACTACAATGGCGACGGCAGGAAAGACATCTGGAACTCGGTGCCGGATGCGCTGGGCTCGACGGCAAACTATCTCAAGAGTTTCGGCTGGCGGCCGGGTGAGACCTGGGGATATGAGGTCAAGCTCCCCAATGGCTTTGACTTTGCGAGGGCTCGCCAGCTCGAGCGTGCGCCGCTCAGCCAGTGGCAGAGCATGGGTATTCAGCGTGTCTCCGGGCGGGCGTTCCCGCGCGGCGGCGATGTTGGCCGGCTCTATATGCCGGCGGGCGCCAATGGGCCGGTTTTCTTGCTGCTGCATAACTTTGATGTGATCAAGCGTTACAATAATTCGGACAGCTACGCGCTGGCGGTTGGTCATCTGGCGGACCGTATTCTGGGTGGTGGCAGCTTTGCACAGGCCTGGCCTTCGGGCGATTATGCGCTGACCAAAACCCAGCGCGCGGAGGTGCAAACCCTGCTCAATCGAGCTGGTTATGATGTCGGGTCGCCAGATGGTGTGATCGGTCCCAAGACCCGCGCGGCCGCCATGGCGTACCAGGCACGGGCCGGTTTACCTGCTGACGGACACATCTCCGGACGCTTGCTGGATGCGCTGAAACGTTAA
- a CDS encoding alpha/beta hydrolase yields MSPLSALRLFIAAAALALLPVQAFALSIMDPFNIPAAMDGGTVKVGDGIAYADGPRHKLDVYAPEARGAAAPVVFFIYGGGWNRGERFEYEFVGRALAARGFVTVIADYRLVPEVKYPEFLEDSANALRWVQNNIANYGGDPNRLFLAGHSAGAYNATMLALDPSFLRDYGVTMPILGVAALSGPYDFYPFEYGEVRNAFGSAASPEGTQPINLVTSATPPMYLATGTTDPIVRMQNTERFAQKLKDSGVWVTTRYYEGFGHMEPVLAMGAMWRWRMPVLDDMVAFFQMFGAFPSGVPYVAVAPNPPEQLPESIAPMDQIIQQMNAMFQPIE; encoded by the coding sequence ATGTCCCCATTGTCCGCCCTACGTCTTTTCATCGCTGCCGCCGCCCTCGCGCTTCTGCCGGTGCAGGCCTTTGCGCTTTCCATCATGGATCCGTTCAACATTCCCGCGGCCATGGATGGCGGCACGGTCAAGGTTGGCGACGGCATCGCCTATGCCGATGGTCCGCGCCACAAGCTCGACGTCTATGCGCCTGAAGCGCGCGGCGCTGCGGCGCCGGTCGTGTTCTTCATCTATGGTGGCGGCTGGAACCGCGGGGAGCGCTTTGAATATGAGTTCGTCGGGCGCGCTCTGGCGGCACGCGGCTTTGTCACGGTCATCGCCGACTATCGCCTCGTGCCCGAGGTCAAATATCCCGAATTCCTCGAAGACAGCGCCAATGCGCTGCGTTGGGTGCAGAACAATATCGCCAACTATGGTGGCGACCCCAATCGCCTGTTCCTCGCGGGCCACTCGGCGGGCGCATACAATGCGACCATGCTGGCGCTCGACCCGTCCTTCTTGCGCGACTATGGCGTCACCATGCCGATCTTGGGCGTTGCCGCGCTGTCCGGACCTTATGACTTCTACCCATTTGAATATGGCGAAGTGCGCAATGCTTTTGGGTCGGCGGCCAGCCCTGAAGGCACGCAGCCGATCAACCTGGTGACCAGCGCGACCCCGCCCATGTATCTGGCGACCGGGACGACCGATCCGATCGTGCGGATGCAGAACACCGAACGGTTTGCCCAAAAGCTCAAGGATAGCGGCGTCTGGGTGACGACGCGCTATTATGAGGGCTTTGGCCATATGGAGCCGGTGCTGGCGATGGGCGCGATGTGGCGTTGGCGCATGCCGGTGCTCGACGACATGGTGGCGTTCTTCCAGATGTTTGGCGCCTTCCCGAGCGGCGTGCCCTATGTGGCGGTCGCGCCGAATCCGCCAGAACAATTGCCGGAGTCCATCGCGCCGATGGATCAGATCATCCAGCAGATGAACGCCATGTTCCAGCCCATCGAGTAG
- the bfr gene encoding bacterioferritin, protein MKGEAQVIERLNEALFLELGAVNQYWVHFRLLDDWGYKKLASKERAESIEEMHHADRLIERIIFLEGHPNLQRVAPLRIGQTIKEVLEADLAGEYDARAAYKASRELCEQLGDYVSKNLFEALLTDEEGHIDFLETQLELLDKIGVEKYGQLNSVSADEAD, encoded by the coding sequence GTGAAAGGCGAAGCACAAGTCATCGAGCGGCTTAACGAGGCCCTCTTTCTCGAACTCGGCGCGGTAAATCAGTATTGGGTGCACTTTCGTCTTCTGGACGACTGGGGCTACAAGAAGCTGGCTTCGAAGGAACGCGCAGAGTCTATTGAAGAAATGCACCACGCCGATCGTTTGATCGAGCGCATTATTTTCCTCGAAGGCCATCCGAATCTGCAGCGCGTTGCGCCTTTGCGAATCGGCCAGACCATCAAGGAAGTGTTGGAAGCCGACCTCGCCGGCGAATACGACGCCCGCGCTGCCTATAAGGCCAGCCGCGAACTGTGCGAGCAGCTTGGCGACTACGTTTCCAAGAACCTGTTCGAAGCCCTGCTGACCGACGAAGAAGGTCACATCGACTTCCTCGAGACTCAGCTCGAACTGCTTGACAAGATCGGTGTCGAAAAGTACGGCCAGCTCAATTCCGTTTCGGCCGACGAAGCCGACTAA
- a CDS encoding (2Fe-2S)-binding protein, with translation MLVCQCNMITSKEIEDIVLDLLRADPWQLVVPAKVYSELNRRAKCSGCVPNVVDIIVRVTENYHSQQALETGDVVSLPSGLDKLKKQQSGVRRERRSTSHRAA, from the coding sequence ATGCTCGTCTGCCAGTGCAATATGATTACCAGCAAAGAGATCGAGGACATTGTTCTCGACCTACTCAGGGCCGACCCCTGGCAGCTGGTGGTGCCTGCCAAGGTCTATAGCGAACTCAACCGTCGTGCCAAATGCAGCGGTTGCGTGCCGAATGTGGTGGACATTATCGTCCGCGTCACCGAAAACTACCACTCGCAGCAAGCCTTGGAGACTGGCGACGTAGTGTCGCTTCCCTCTGGCTTAGACAAGCTTAAAAAGCAACAGAGTGGAGTACGTCGTGAAAGGCGAAGCACAAGTCATCGAGCGGCTTAA
- a CDS encoding GGDEF domain-containing phosphodiesterase, producing MAQPAMLMAEGLTAAALADLPMADRAYLESELQVRLGRYDHVTRLPNRLQFLEQFENFVHDDAPAMLVLVTLAEAKHYNEILRALGMAFAEDFVRAGAALLGSLLDDDVAVYHVSVLSFAFVLPVDDIAEIPGVTARIAAAFAGAISVNEIPIKTHVGVGLLPIEAIRPAAESLRAALVAAQDSRRTDAGLSFYDHRSDAAHLRAFRILADLPHALSGPNQLSLHYQPRVQLKSGRCHGAEALIRWNHPELGAISPAEFIPLAEQTALIGPLTDWVITTALQQNRELLDAGHDLRISINASPVNLSEDGFDEQLLRRCNAVGLAPRNVELEFTEGTLATNSARTVQQLKRLRSAGIDVALDDFGSGYSNLSYLARIPADVLKIDQSFVRPLKEAGDDDFLLRHIIMIASGLGFRVCAEGIETLHAYEHLRELGCDEGQGYHMARPMPADLLTQWLDAQPAI from the coding sequence TTGGCGCAGCCAGCAATGTTGATGGCAGAAGGACTGACGGCTGCAGCGCTGGCAGATCTGCCTATGGCTGATCGCGCCTACCTCGAATCCGAACTCCAAGTTCGCCTCGGCCGCTACGACCATGTGACCCGCCTACCCAATCGGCTGCAGTTTCTCGAACAGTTCGAAAATTTCGTGCACGACGATGCCCCCGCCATGCTCGTGCTGGTCACTCTGGCTGAAGCCAAGCACTACAACGAAATTCTGCGCGCCCTGGGCATGGCCTTCGCCGAAGACTTTGTCCGCGCCGGCGCTGCGCTACTGGGCTCGCTGCTCGACGATGATGTCGCCGTCTACCACGTCAGCGTCCTCAGCTTCGCCTTTGTGCTACCGGTCGATGACATTGCAGAAATACCCGGCGTGACCGCACGGATTGCGGCCGCCTTTGCTGGCGCCATTTCGGTCAACGAGATTCCGATCAAGACCCATGTCGGTGTCGGCCTTCTGCCCATCGAAGCCATCCGCCCTGCCGCCGAATCCCTCCGCGCCGCGCTCGTGGCGGCGCAGGACAGTCGCCGCACCGATGCCGGCCTGTCGTTTTACGATCATCGCTCCGACGCGGCGCACCTGCGAGCCTTCCGCATTCTTGCCGATCTGCCGCATGCTTTGTCGGGCCCAAATCAGTTGAGCCTCCACTATCAGCCGCGCGTGCAACTCAAGAGCGGCCGTTGCCACGGCGCTGAAGCACTGATCCGCTGGAACCATCCCGAGCTCGGCGCCATTTCGCCGGCCGAGTTCATTCCGCTGGCCGAACAGACCGCACTCATTGGTCCGCTGACCGATTGGGTTATCACCACGGCGCTGCAGCAAAACCGTGAACTGCTCGACGCGGGACACGACCTCCGCATCTCGATCAACGCGTCGCCGGTAAACCTGTCTGAAGATGGTTTCGACGAGCAATTGCTGCGCCGCTGCAATGCCGTGGGCCTCGCCCCGCGCAATGTCGAACTCGAATTCACCGAAGGCACATTGGCCACCAACTCGGCGCGCACCGTCCAGCAACTCAAGCGCCTGCGCTCGGCCGGCATCGACGTCGCGCTGGACGACTTCGGCTCGGGCTATTCCAACCTAAGCTACCTCGCCCGCATTCCGGCCGACGTGCTCAAGATCGACCAGTCCTTCGTCCGCCCGCTCAAGGAAGCCGGCGACGATGACTTCCTGTTGCGCCACATCATCATGATCGCCAGCGGCCTTGGTTTTCGCGTCTGCGCCGAGGGCATCGAAACGCTACACGCCTACGAGCACCTGCGCGAACTGGGCTGCGACGAGGGCCAAGGATATCACATGGCCCGCCCCATGCCGGCAGATCTGCTGACGCAATGGCTGGACGCGCAGCCCGCAATTTGA
- a CDS encoding alpha/beta hydrolase, producing MAISILSIINFLSPKDRGSRRIAHNVPYGAEARQQLDIYAPRESGGPRPVVFFIYGGSWSDGDRSNYTFAGRALAALGYVTVIADYRLLPEVEYPGFVDDCSAAFAWVCENISRYGGDANRIALMGHSAGAYNATMLALDPSQLARRGLLSRVKCLVGLSGPYDFFPFDGPITLRTFGAVREPLATQPINHVGAATPPMFLATGDKDTLVYPRNTVALAAKIRAAGGDVVEQHYPALGHPGPLMALGRPGRRMAPVLADVADYLAAYLGQQPAPASAQKESLTQ from the coding sequence ATGGCTATTTCTATTCTCAGCATTATCAACTTCCTCAGCCCCAAAGATCGTGGCTCGCGCAGAATTGCCCATAATGTCCCTTACGGAGCCGAGGCGCGGCAGCAGTTGGACATTTACGCCCCGCGCGAAAGCGGCGGGCCGAGGCCCGTGGTGTTCTTTATTTATGGTGGGTCGTGGAGCGACGGCGACCGCAGCAACTACACGTTTGCTGGACGGGCGCTGGCTGCCTTGGGCTATGTGACGGTGATTGCCGATTACCGACTGTTGCCGGAGGTGGAATATCCCGGCTTCGTTGATGACTGTTCAGCGGCCTTCGCGTGGGTGTGTGAGAACATTTCCAGATATGGCGGTGACGCCAACCGCATTGCATTGATGGGCCATTCGGCGGGCGCCTATAACGCCACCATGCTGGCGTTGGACCCATCTCAACTGGCGCGCCGGGGACTGCTGTCGCGGGTGAAATGCCTGGTGGGGCTATCGGGGCCCTATGACTTTTTCCCGTTTGATGGCCCGATCACGTTGCGCACCTTTGGTGCGGTAAGGGAGCCGCTGGCGACGCAGCCTATCAACCACGTCGGCGCCGCCACGCCGCCGATGTTTCTGGCGACAGGCGACAAGGACACGCTGGTCTATCCGCGCAATACGGTGGCACTGGCAGCCAAAATCCGTGCGGCGGGTGGCGACGTTGTAGAGCAACACTACCCTGCGCTCGGCCATCCCGGTCCGCTCATGGCGCTTGGACGACCCGGGCGACGCATGGCGCCGGTTTTGGCGGATGTCGCAGACTATCTCGCGGCGTATTTAGGACAGCAGCCGGCACCGGCAAGCGCCCAAAAAGAAAGCCTCACGCAATAG
- a CDS encoding CAP domain-containing protein, translating into MAEPSAREQLMLELINNARMDPGAEAARLGISLNQGISGGQISNTTKAPLATNYYLVDAARGHSSWMLATNKFAHEGIGDGTITSRSVAAKYTLSGSWALGENIVYQNLGGSVTATTAVIGSHEALFRSAGHRLNLLSDNFVEIGIGQATGLFGGYNTSMITQNFGKSGNKIFITGVVYSDFVIDDNFYSVGEGEKGVKVAVGNTWTYTSTSGGYQIQTTAGFQNITFGEGSKAARVRAEILNENAKIDFVDGSHVQSSVSIELRANITSARLIGLDDLSLKGSDASDTLVGNKGKNVINGGLGNDKIWGMDGHDKLYGDAGNDSIWGGNGNDFIYGGAGNDTLRGEAGNDTLYGDAGNDKLYGDAGNDKLYGGVGEDRLYGGAGADTLDGGSGNDYLDGGAGNDILLGGAGHDELIGGAGSDFLNGGSGADTFIYQKLSDSGVTSKTRDTIEDFSRAQGDVIDLRALDANEFAAGNQAFKFVGTSSFSFTAGELRYVKSADGVVVYGDVNGDGVADFSIQLLDVKSLIASDFLL; encoded by the coding sequence ATGGCTGAGCCATCCGCACGCGAACAACTGATGCTCGAACTCATCAACAATGCTCGCATGGACCCGGGCGCCGAAGCGGCACGCCTCGGCATTTCCCTCAACCAGGGCATAAGCGGCGGCCAGATTTCCAACACGACCAAGGCGCCACTCGCCACCAACTACTATCTGGTGGACGCCGCACGCGGCCATTCGAGCTGGATGCTTGCCACAAACAAGTTCGCGCATGAGGGGATCGGCGACGGCACGATTACAAGCCGCAGCGTTGCAGCAAAATACACCCTTTCTGGCTCGTGGGCGTTGGGCGAGAACATCGTCTACCAAAACCTTGGCGGTTCAGTCACCGCAACCACCGCCGTGATCGGCTCGCACGAAGCGCTGTTCAGAAGTGCTGGCCATCGGCTGAATCTGCTGTCCGACAATTTCGTCGAGATCGGCATTGGCCAAGCCACCGGCCTGTTCGGCGGCTACAACACGTCGATGATCACGCAGAACTTCGGCAAGTCGGGCAACAAGATTTTCATCACCGGCGTCGTCTATTCGGACTTCGTCATCGATGACAATTTCTATTCGGTCGGCGAAGGCGAGAAGGGTGTGAAGGTCGCTGTCGGCAATACCTGGACCTACACCTCCACCTCGGGCGGATACCAGATCCAGACCACCGCTGGCTTCCAGAACATCACTTTTGGTGAAGGCAGCAAGGCCGCTCGCGTCCGGGCCGAAATTCTCAACGAGAATGCCAAGATCGATTTCGTCGATGGCTCACACGTGCAATCGTCGGTCTCGATCGAGCTGCGCGCCAACATTACATCCGCCCGCCTGATCGGCCTCGACGACCTGTCGCTCAAGGGCTCCGATGCCAGCGATACCCTCGTGGGCAACAAGGGCAAGAACGTCATCAATGGCGGTCTCGGTAACGACAAGATCTGGGGCATGGATGGCCATGACAAGCTCTATGGCGATGCCGGCAATGACAGCATCTGGGGCGGCAACGGCAACGACTTTATCTATGGCGGGGCTGGCAATGACACCCTGCGCGGAGAGGCCGGCAACGACACTCTTTACGGCGATGCGGGTAACGACAAGCTCTATGGCGACGCCGGGAACGACAAGCTTTACGGCGGCGTCGGCGAAGACCGCCTCTATGGTGGTGCCGGCGCCGACACGCTCGATGGTGGCAGCGGCAACGACTATCTCGACGGCGGCGCTGGCAATGACATCCTGCTCGGCGGCGCTGGGCATGATGAACTGATCGGCGGCGCCGGTTCCGACTTCCTCAATGGCGGTAGCGGCGCAGACACCTTCATCTATCAAAAGCTCTCCGACTCGGGCGTCACCAGCAAAACCCGCGACACGATCGAAGATTTCAGCCGCGCTCAGGGCGATGTCATCGACCTGCGCGCGCTGGACGCGAACGAGTTTGCCGCCGGCAACCAGGCGTTCAAGTTCGTTGGCACCTCGAGCTTCAGCTTCACCGCCGGTGAACTGCGCTACGTCAAATCGGCCGATGGCGTTGTCGTCTATGGCGACGTGAACGGCGACGGCGTGGCCGATTTCTCGATCCAGCTGCTCGACGTCAAAAGCCTGATCGCGTCAGACTTCCTGCTCTAG
- a CDS encoding DUF599 domain-containing protein produces MSTILISTLFPLICYFAYNIIVPQIEKLRPSLSVIMNMQRRRWVANAALRESPFDAILSGNIMGSVSFLASTAVLLILAIFAVFGQVPALMAALDSLSLERTYTVLDVQLHLVVMLTMFVLAFFAFTLSLRQFNHFCIMLGALDHASPTSPEEIDAITAMNALGARNFNSGIRAYYFSVATVAWFVAEWLPIVTCLLTIMILAHREFFSSSHRTAASAAIIAARRHKAAEQIKAE; encoded by the coding sequence GTGTCGACCATTCTGATCTCCACCCTGTTTCCGCTGATCTGTTATTTTGCGTACAACATCATTGTGCCGCAGATCGAGAAGCTGCGCCCGTCGCTGTCGGTGATCATGAACATGCAGCGCCGCCGCTGGGTCGCCAATGCGGCGCTGCGCGAGTCGCCGTTCGATGCGATCCTGTCGGGCAACATCATGGGTTCGGTGAGTTTTCTGGCCTCGACCGCAGTGCTGCTGATTCTGGCGATTTTCGCCGTCTTCGGTCAGGTCCCTGCCCTGATGGCAGCGCTGGATTCGCTGTCGCTTGAGCGCACCTACACCGTGCTCGACGTGCAACTGCATCTGGTCGTCATGCTGACCATGTTCGTGCTGGCATTTTTCGCCTTCACGCTGTCGCTGCGCCAGTTCAACCACTTCTGCATCATGCTCGGCGCACTCGACCATGCGAGCCCGACTTCCCCCGAAGAAATCGACGCTATTACCGCAATGAACGCGCTGGGGGCCCGCAACTTCAACAGCGGCATCCGCGCCTATTATTTCTCCGTCGCCACCGTTGCGTGGTTTGTTGCCGAGTGGTTGCCGATCGTCACGTGTCTCTTGACCATCATGATCCTCGCCCACCGCGAGTTCTTTTCCTCGTCCCACCGCACGGCCGCTTCGGCAGCGATCATCGCAGCCCGCCGCCATAAGGCAGCCGAACAGATCAAGGCTGAATAG
- a CDS encoding aldo/keto reductase, with the protein MKLKPLGRTDLRVTELCLGTMTWGSQNTEAEGHAQIDMALDAGINFMDTAEIYAVPRSPETSGRTEEIIGNWFKKTGKRDKWILASKVAGGPVDFIRDGTRTDGKTLRRAFEDSLRRLQTDYIDLYQIHWAGRGSYNFEGYWTFAPHSQNTADVLDNIEDMLETLGDLVKEGKLGHAGVSNETTWGIAQWLRIAEAKGLPRLASVQNEYSLLRRHFDHDLAEISHHEDVGLLAYSTLAGGLLTGKYFDGQMPKGSRGDYQKGFWRLNEHSETAGKEYLALAKRHDIDVAQLGIAFALTRPFMTSVIIGATSTEQLATAIGAKDLNLSTELLGEIEAIHRRHPRPI; encoded by the coding sequence ATGAAATTGAAGCCGCTTGGCCGCACTGACCTGCGGGTTACCGAACTTTGCCTGGGCACCATGACCTGGGGCAGCCAGAACACCGAGGCCGAAGGCCACGCCCAGATCGACATGGCGCTCGACGCCGGCATCAATTTTATGGACACCGCCGAAATCTACGCCGTGCCGCGCAGCCCCGAAACGTCTGGGCGCACCGAAGAAATCATCGGCAACTGGTTCAAAAAGACCGGCAAGCGCGACAAATGGATTTTGGCCTCCAAAGTTGCCGGTGGCCCGGTCGACTTTATCCGCGACGGCACGCGTACCGATGGCAAGACCCTCCGCCGCGCTTTCGAGGACAGCCTGCGCCGCTTGCAGACCGACTATATCGATCTCTACCAGATCCATTGGGCGGGCCGCGGCAGCTACAATTTTGAAGGCTACTGGACCTTCGCGCCGCATTCGCAAAACACCGCCGATGTCCTCGACAATATCGAAGACATGCTCGAAACGTTGGGCGATCTGGTCAAGGAAGGCAAACTCGGCCACGCCGGTGTTTCCAACGAAACCACTTGGGGCATTGCCCAATGGCTGCGCATCGCCGAAGCCAAGGGCCTGCCGCGCCTTGCCTCGGTCCAGAACGAATATAGCCTGCTGCGCCGACACTTCGACCACGACCTGGCCGAAATAAGCCATCACGAAGATGTCGGGCTGCTCGCCTATTCGACCCTTGCTGGTGGCCTGCTCACCGGCAAATATTTCGATGGTCAAATGCCCAAAGGCAGCCGTGGGGATTACCAGAAAGGCTTCTGGCGGCTGAACGAGCATTCCGAAACGGCCGGCAAGGAATACCTCGCCCTGGCAAAGCGTCATGACATCGATGTGGCACAGCTGGGCATCGCCTTCGCACTCACTCGGCCATTCATGACCTCGGTGATCATCGGCGCAACCAGCACCGAGCAGCTCGCCACCGCCATTGGCGCCAAGGACCTGAACCTGTCGACCGAGCTCTTGGGCGAAATCGAGGCGATCCACCGCCGCCATCCCCGCCCTATTTGA